Proteins encoded together in one Cicer arietinum cultivar CDC Frontier isolate Library 1 chromosome 4, Cicar.CDCFrontier_v2.0, whole genome shotgun sequence window:
- the LOC101503190 gene encoding uncharacterized protein: MAKKKQRLTTDAEAEAEVNSDDSHPKKKKLKKNKKKTNDIPTVSIAVPASIIDNVQTLEIATRLAGQIARAATIFRINEVVVFDNRRNADKDNTVADNSVEESSSDFLMRILQYLETPQYLRRALFPKHNSLRLAGMLPPLDAPHHLRKHEWGPYREGVTIKERHSNSGATLVDVGLFKHVVVDQILEPGKRVTVAMGANRNLDSDLPREVVSSSTPREDGAYWGYQVRYAHNISSVFNDCTYKGGYDYVIGTSEHGQIIKSSDLEIPSFRHLLITFGGLAGLEESIEEDDNYKGKNAQEVFNIYLNTCPHQGSRTIRTEEAILISLQYFQEPINRALLA, from the exons ATGGCGAAGAAGAAGCAGCGGCTGACAACAGATGCAGAGGCGGAAGCAGAAGTAAACAGTGATGATTCTCACCCTAAGAAGAAGAAGCTTaagaagaataagaagaagACAAACGATATACCCACTGTCAGCATAGCCGTCCCTGCTTCCATCATTGACAACGTTCAAACCCTCGAAATCGCTACTCGG TTGGCTGGTCAAATTGCTCGCGCCGCAACTAtttttcgaatcaacgag GTGGTTGTGTTTGACAATAGACGTAATGCAGATAAAGATAATACCGTGGCGGATAATTCAGTTGAAGAAAGTAGTTCAGATTTTCTCATGCGAATATTGCAGTATCTTGAGACGCCTCAGTATTTGAGGAGGGCTCTCTTTCCAAAGCATAACAGCCTAAGATTAGCG GGGATGTTGCCACCCCTTGATGCTCCACACCATTTGCGCAAACACGAGTGGGGTCCGTATCGGGAAG GTGTCACAATAAAAGAAAGGCATTCAAACTCTGGGGCAACACTAGTTGATGTTGGCTTATTTAAG CATGTTGTGGTTGATCAAATACTTGAACCTGGAAAAAGAGTTACTGTGGCCATGGGTGCAAACCGTAATTTGGACTCTG ATTTACCACGTGAGGTTGTCTCATCATCCacgcctagggaggatggaGCATATTGGGGATATCAAGTGCGTTATGCTCACAATATTAGCTCAGTATTTAATGACTGTACATACAAG GGTGGCTATGATTATGTTATTGGTACCTCTGAGCATGGTCAGATTATTAAGTCATCAGATCTTGAAATACCTTCCTTCAG ACATTTATTGATCACCTTTGGTGGATTGGCTGGGTTGGAAGAGAGTATCGAGGAAGATGATAACTATAAG GGAAAAAATGCACAGGAagtattcaatatatatttaaatacatgTCCTCATCAGGGGAGCCGAACAATTCGAACAGAG gAGGCTATTCTGATATCTCTTCAGTACTTCCAGGAACCAATAAACCGAGCATTGCTGGCTTAA
- the LOC101503509 gene encoding protein FANTASTIC FOUR 3, whose product MAAIVYHSGLQTHLESPQLVESRTLRLKLPSPQSIDLPFKSCFRDSNLKTNHHEENISKTETFQKPNTNTWNFLDSLSNNISQNTSKKETTYVHPQQKRSSLVLSPKSLELCTENLGNESGTDIIENSIENMLLFSSFEQRQPCRQVLVAKKAKTMNFPPPLTTIRGSESLRVKPHREDGRLVIEVTKVPPSTSCFQADRSHGRLRLCFSTNFDQEEEEEDEDENNDDVADENEQPLNEEFLEEFCENEIIEGKIQESEKRDKETEDKTEDETEEQEIESVVIACGCECEEKKGNDVRMEKYERLRRCKESDENENNELLNWCETLWVATT is encoded by the coding sequence ATGGCTGCAATTGTGTACCACTCTGGATTGCAAACACATCTTGAATCTCCTCAACTTGTTGAATCAAGAACACTAAGACTCAAGTTACCTTCTCCTCAATCCATTGATTTACCCTTCAAATCATGTTTTCGTGATTCAAACCTCAAAACCAATCATCATGAAGAAAACATCAGCAAAACAGAAACTTTTCAAAAACCCAACACCAATACTTGGAATTTTCTTGATTCTCTTTCCAATAATATCTCacaaaacacatcaaaaaaaGAAACAACCTATGTTCACCCTCAACAGAAACGTTCCTCTTTGGTTCTTAGTCCAAAGAGCCTTGAATTGTGCACAGAGAATCTTGGCAACGAGAGTGGTACTGACATTATAGAAAACAGCATTGAAAACATGTTATTGTTCTCTTCTTTCGAACAAAGACAACCTTGTCGTCAAGTTTTAGTAGCTAAGAAAGCGAAAACAATGAATTTTCCACCACCTTTAACAACGATAAGAGGTTCAGAATCTCTTCGTGTTAAACCACACCGTGAAGATGGAAGGTTAGTGATTGAAGTTACCAAAGTGCCACCAAGTACCTCATGTTTTCAAGCTGATAGAAGCCATGGCCGTCTTCGCCTGTGTTTTTCGACAAATTTtgatcaagaagaagaagaagaagatgaagatgaaaataatgATGATGTCGCCGATGAAAATGAACAACCACTTAATGAAGAGTTTCTCGAAGAGTTTTgtgaaaatgaaattattgaagGAAAAATACAAGAATCtgaaaaaagagataaagaaacaGAGGATAAAACAGAGGATGAAACAGAGGAACAAGAAATAGAAAGTGTTGTGATTGCATGTGGGTGTGAGTGTGAAGAAAAGAAAGGTAATGACGTAAGAATGGAAAAGTATGAGAGGCTAAGAAGATGCAAAGAAAGtgatgaaaatgaaaacaatgAATTGTTAAATTGGTGTGAGACACTTTGGGTGGCTACTACttga